Proteins from a genomic interval of Desulfuromonadaceae bacterium:
- a CDS encoding septum formation initiator family protein: protein MVNAPQQAQRGRFGWSRWQYVLLAMIVVQALSGDRGLVAAYKTGLYRTELAHKVTALRAENDRQRQEIQSLLHDCNYLESIARKELGMVREDEIVYQFARDEVPRK, encoded by the coding sequence ATGGTTAACGCACCGCAACAAGCGCAACGGGGACGGTTTGGCTGGTCACGCTGGCAGTATGTGTTGCTGGCGATGATCGTTGTTCAGGCTCTCTCTGGAGATCGTGGTCTGGTTGCTGCGTACAAGACCGGTCTTTATCGCACCGAGCTGGCGCACAAGGTCACCGCGTTACGGGCTGAAAATGACCGCCAGCGCCAGGAAATCCAGTCACTGCTGCATGATTGTAATTACCTCGAATCGATTGCCCGGAAAGAACTCGGGATGGTGCGTGAGGATGAAATCGTTTACCAGTTTGCCCGCGACGAGGTGCCGCGTAAATAG
- the argS gene encoding arginine--tRNA ligase translates to MKERLRTCVNNALKRCYAEGSLNSGEYPHFVVEIPAHSEHGDFAVNVALALARAEKQAPRKIAEILVAALDRGDGLWDRLDIAGPGFINFHLAQNCWYAVLDEIITQGERYGCSEVGGGAKVQIEFVSANPTGPLHIGHGRGAATGDAAARMLAAAGYAVQREYYINDAGNQVVILGRSIWMRLRELCGATIEFPEDGYHGDYIRDIAVKLRAAQGDAALRLAEAEAIEVCGRFGMEYVIAWIKRDLQTFGVRFDNWYSEKSLYDRDLVQTELNTLRDKGLTFEQDGALWFRTTTYGDDKDRVLIRSDGMPTYFASDVAYHMEKFERGFSRVIDVWGADHHGYVPRMKAVLEGLGHEPDDLRVLLIQMVNLLRDGQPVAMGKRSGEFVTLRDVIDEVGSDACRYFFLMRRSDSPLDFDLELAKQQSNDNPVYYVQYAHARVCSINRTAAELGMTVPTAAQVDFTHLQLPEEVSLAKLLARFPETVAGAAESLEPHRVVYYLQELGTLFHSYYNKCRIIGDDPATSHARLYLVNSVRIVLANALGLLGVSAPERM, encoded by the coding sequence ATGAAGGAACGGCTTAGAACCTGTGTAAATAACGCGCTCAAGCGCTGCTATGCCGAAGGCTCCCTGAACTCCGGCGAATACCCTCATTTTGTTGTCGAAATTCCGGCACATTCGGAACACGGTGATTTTGCCGTGAACGTCGCGCTGGCGCTGGCCCGCGCTGAAAAACAGGCACCGCGCAAGATTGCGGAGATTCTGGTCGCGGCGCTGGACAGGGGTGACGGTCTGTGGGACCGGCTGGACATTGCCGGGCCAGGCTTTATCAACTTCCATCTTGCGCAAAACTGCTGGTATGCCGTTCTCGATGAGATCATCACCCAGGGGGAGCGTTACGGGTGCAGTGAGGTTGGTGGCGGGGCGAAGGTACAGATCGAATTTGTCAGTGCCAACCCGACCGGGCCGCTCCACATCGGCCATGGCCGTGGCGCGGCCACGGGGGATGCCGCCGCCCGGATGCTGGCGGCTGCCGGTTACGCTGTGCAACGCGAATACTATATCAACGATGCGGGGAATCAGGTGGTGATTCTCGGGCGTTCGATCTGGATGCGGTTGCGTGAGTTGTGCGGCGCGACGATCGAGTTCCCCGAGGACGGCTATCATGGCGATTATATTCGCGATATCGCAGTCAAATTGCGCGCCGCACAGGGGGATGCCGCGCTCCGCCTGGCGGAGGCTGAGGCGATTGAGGTGTGTGGTCGCTTCGGTATGGAGTACGTGATTGCCTGGATCAAGCGCGATCTTCAGACATTCGGGGTTCGATTTGACAACTGGTACAGCGAAAAAAGCCTTTACGATCGCGACCTGGTGCAGACCGAGTTGAATACGCTGCGCGACAAGGGGCTGACCTTTGAGCAGGACGGGGCGCTCTGGTTTCGCACCACCACCTACGGTGACGATAAGGATCGGGTGCTGATCCGTTCTGACGGGATGCCGACCTATTTTGCTTCCGATGTTGCCTATCACATGGAAAAGTTTGAGCGCGGCTTCAGCCGGGTGATCGACGTTTGGGGTGCTGACCACCATGGCTATGTACCGCGAATGAAAGCGGTACTGGAGGGACTTGGCCACGAACCGGACGACCTGCGGGTGTTGCTGATTCAGATGGTCAACCTGCTGCGTGACGGGCAGCCGGTGGCGATGGGCAAACGTTCGGGTGAATTTGTGACGCTGCGTGATGTTATCGATGAGGTTGGTAGCGATGCCTGCCGTTATTTCTTTCTGATGCGGCGTTCCGACAGCCCGCTTGATTTTGATCTGGAGTTGGCGAAGCAGCAGAGCAATGACAATCCGGTCTACTATGTCCAGTATGCCCATGCGCGCGTTTGTAGTATCAATCGCACTGCGGCAGAGCTGGGGATGACCGTGCCGACTGCCGCGCAGGTCGATTTTACCCACTTGCAACTTCCCGAAGAGGTGAGCCTGGCAAAGTTGTTGGCGCGTTTTCCTGAAACGGTTGCGGGGGCGGCCGAAAGTCTCGAACCGCACCGGGTGGTTTACTATCTTCAGGAGTTGGGAACGCTCTTCCACAGTTACTACAACAAGTGCCGGATCATCGGTGATGATCCGGCAACCAGCCATGCCCGCCTCTATCTGGTCAACAGTGTGAGAATTGTGCTGGCCAACGCTCTCGGCCTGCTCGGCGTCTCCGCGCCGGAACGGATGTAG
- a CDS encoding SPOR domain-containing protein encodes MARRVVVTRAGGREKRRGLLALAFVAVAALSFVFGVMVGSNDSEPEITAPPRVAILPPTGNPADPVGDQLTFYNNLPRGEQTPLGSGINPPPPGTEPAALKAPTPAVVKPAVVVAEVNKTTAPAVVPVATSTVKEGVTSAPDTTLYLVQAASFRERVGAEALAKKMHKLQIATFVQAADLGDKGQWFRVYSGPFVGKAAADQAVKIMRKEFKLSPVVRKQS; translated from the coding sequence ATGGCGCGACGTGTTGTGGTTACCCGTGCAGGGGGGCGTGAAAAACGCCGGGGGTTGCTGGCGCTGGCGTTTGTTGCCGTTGCGGCGCTCAGTTTTGTGTTTGGTGTGATGGTTGGAAGCAACGACAGTGAACCGGAAATCACGGCACCACCGCGGGTGGCGATTTTGCCGCCGACGGGGAACCCGGCCGATCCGGTCGGTGATCAGCTGACATTTTACAACAATCTGCCGCGCGGCGAGCAGACCCCTCTGGGTAGCGGCATCAACCCGCCACCGCCGGGGACTGAACCGGCGGCACTCAAGGCGCCCACGCCCGCTGTGGTGAAACCAGCAGTAGTCGTCGCTGAAGTGAACAAAACAACCGCACCGGCAGTTGTGCCGGTGGCCACATCGACGGTGAAAGAGGGGGTAACTTCAGCGCCGGACACCACTCTCTATCTGGTGCAGGCCGCTTCGTTCCGTGAGCGGGTCGGGGCCGAGGCCCTGGCAAAAAAGATGCATAAATTGCAGATTGCAACCTTCGTACAGGCCGCTGACCTGGGTGATAAAGGGCAATGGTTCCGGGTCTATTCGGGGCCCTTCGTCGGCAAAGCGGCAGCCGACCAGGCGGTAAAAATCATGCGCAAAGAGTTCAAGCTCAGTCCGGTGGTCAGGAAACAGTCATGA